In Micromonas commoda chromosome 16, complete sequence, the genomic window GTTCACATCGCCTAGGCCGCCGTGAGGGAGTCCTCGAGCTTGAACAGTCGCAGGCGGccgtcggtgccgccgcTGACGATGCGGCGGGGCCCGTGAAAGTCGCagcccatcgcgcgctcccCCTCGTGCGCGTTGACGGTGTGCAGCGGGAGCTTACCACGAGTATCCCATAACTTCAGGGTGCCGTCGTAGGAGCAAGATACGAGCTTATGCTCGTCGCCCGGGCACCAGCGCACGGAGACGACCATGCCCtgtcgtcgcgcgggaggTGGGGGAAGGAACGGGTCAGGTGGGTCTTTCAATTTGGATCATTTTTTGGTTTTTGGTTTTTGGTTTTCGTCTTTTGGTTTTCGTCGCCCTCCCGAATTCGGGGTCGATTCGGCGGTTGGTTCGCGGGCGTCTCAGGAAAAAATTAGAGTGATTGTTTTGTCccccacgtcgtcgccgactcGGGAAACGAATGTGGTCTCATcaccgacgcccgccgccgcgccgaaacTTCGAAAACAACCGAAACAAAGGGGACGAGAaaaaaaaaaccaaaaaacTCGTAGAAGGCGAGACGTATGACACGCACCGTGTGGGACATCAAGGAGGtggtcgcccccgtcgtcgccccgaccCTCGGGTCCCACATGTGCACGGCCTTATCCCCGCCGCCACACCACgccacgcgcccgccgcccgccacgcACGCCATCCCCATGATCGCCTTTGGCACGTCGTACGACTGCGTGTTTTGTCGCGTCTCGACGTCCCACGATTTCAACACGTGATCAAAGCCGCCGGACCAGACGACGTTCGATGACTcccacgccaccgcgctgacGCTGTCGGTGTGTCCGGTGAACACCAGCTCCTTTCCCAGGGGCGCGAGGTGTTcggggggaggcgggggTTCGTCGATACCGGGCACGAGAAAACGAGCCGGGggttcggcgtcgtcgccgtcgtcgcccttgcGACGCTTCCCAGCCTGCGACTTCTTCGTCTTCCGCCCAGCCGTTACACCAGCCGTTTTATCAAAGGCGAATCCGGCATCGCGGTGCCACACGCGAACGGTGTGGTCGTGCccgcacgacgcgacgcgttcgcccccgggcgccgcggcgacgcacttCACCGCGCCTTCGTGCCCGACGAAGAGCGAAGATTGATTCGCAatctcgctcgcgacgcccctcttcgcgtccacctcgacgccccaggagcgcacgacgccgtcgtggccgccggcgacgacgacacagccGGTGGCGGTGCCACTTCCTCGGCTTCCATCGCCTTGGCTCATCGGCGGAAGCAGGCACACGGTGGTCAcgggcgctggcgacgcccCGTCGATTAAATCCGGCGGGGATAATTTGATCATGAGCGCGCCTCCCGGGGTCCAGAGGCGGGCGGTGCCGTCGTAGCAtccggtggcgacggcggcgccccagCTGCCGTCCACGGCGCTGACCCAGTCCTCGTGCTTGCCGGTGGCCTCCTcggacgggggcgcgaccgcggggaTGTACTCAACCTCGAGGGCGGACTCCACGGAGATTGCTTTGCGCACGACGAGTTTCTCGAGCGAGGTCCTGACGAGCTCGCCCTGCACCAGAAAGTCGAAGGGCTTGGGCGGGTCCAGGTTCAGCAGGTGGTTGATCACCTCGGATAGGCCGTAGCGCGTGAGCTTGCCCGGCACCGCGATCGGCGTGGGAGCGATGCGGTACTGCTCCGGCAGCCGGGTGACGAACTTGCACGAAATCTGAACCTCCTCTGCACTCATCGTTGCGAGTGGTGAACGACGatgtgcgcggcgcgcggcgcgactcTCTCGTCACTCTCCGCGACGTTCCGGGCGAACGATGCGGGTTCGTGTGGCGCGaatggacgacgagcgatGTCGGTATCCTCGCGCGGGGTGTCGACGTGCGTGGAAACCGCGCGTCTGCCTGTgtctggaggaggcggcaggaacgcgccggcgcaaAAAAGCGGCGGTCGTTGCAAAGAGAGCCAGCCTCGGTGGCGAGAAATCTGCGACGCGCAACACCGCAAGAACCGATTTTCCAAAACTTTCCAAAAACTCAgagacgaggaggtggcTCGCGCGATCAGATGGCACttgtcgccgacgcgccgcgcgtgccaGGTGGGCGCCGTCGGTCGAGGGAGGCGCGATGAACCGAAAcaggcgcgcgaacgccgggCCGGTGGCGACCACCGGCAACGGCACCTACGGCCAGTTCTaccagcgcgacgcctccggaGCGTACCCCGGCGATCTCAGGACCATGGGCGTGGGCGGGGTGCCAGGCAGGCGAGTGCCGCCGTTCACGGGCGCCTCCccggggggcgcgagcgcgtcgaccgcgccgggccgCGGCCagccgttcgccgcgacgaacgccagggtcaccgcgccgaccgGTACGTCCGAACGAACCCGACGAACGAATCCGAAccgctcgcgacgaacgccccccagagatcgccgcgtcggtcgcgcgcTGCGTGCGTCGCCCAGAGATCCGGATTCGACATTCATCACTCGTCGCACGCACGCACGCTCCCGAAACTACGTATCGTCCGCTGATCGAACCCCCACGACCGACTTTTCGAAACAGGCGCGCtcaacgcgacggcgccgcggggcaaacgcgccgtcgcgtccatcgtgcgcacctcgcgcgacgccccggcAGATGCCCAACAGGCGTCCACCTCCCaagcggcgccgtcgatgaaCGACCCTCTGGTCAGGCGAACCGTCAACCAGCTCTCGCGTCAGACGGACGTCACGACGGGCGTCACTAAACATCGATCGCAAACATCGTTcgacgccaccaccgcgaTGCCCCGTCGCGAGTCCCCGGAggagacggcgtcgcgacggcccGCGTGGGACTCTCGAGCGATTACTCGCGATCGGccagacggcggcggcgcacagctgtgcgccaaTCAAAACTccttcgcggacgcggcggcgatgcgtcgcgacccgtcgcccgcgcgcgcggcgttcgcgacgaaGACCGGGgacagggcggcggcgtttgggGCGACCGTCACGAGCCGTCACGGGCCGAACGGTCAATCGGCGTACGTCACCGGACGATTGAGCcccgaggcgtcgtcgttttcTTCATCTCGAGAATCGCCGGGCTCCTCCGGccgggcgtcgccctcctccccctACCCGGACGcgtacccgtcgccgcgcggtttCGGACCGAAggacgaccgttacgacgaaCGTCACGACGGGTCCGAGCGTTACGAGTCGTCCAAGTTTGGCAACTCCAAAAGCGGATCGAACGGCGGCTGGGGAAAAAACGAGACGAATTCAGTTACAAATTCACCGAATACTCTCTCGCCGGGTGCGGACTttacctcgtcgccgacgcgctcgccgaacGGAACCGGACGCACCGAACGGAGGTCCAACCcgtacgccgccgcacgGGTAGGCGGGAGCGTTACGAGCGTTACGAGCGCAAAAGTCGGAACCCAAAGCCGCTCGGTCCctcacggcgtcgcgtccctcgcggggggcagcgcgggcgccgccaagGAAAACCAGGACGCGCACTTTCACCTCGACAATTCTCTTGGATACGAAGCGTCTCGGGATGGATACGAAGCGTCGGACTCCTCGGACGGGGCGCACAActtcgtcgcgggcgtcctggacgggcacggcgtcgcgggcgccaaggTGAGCTCGTTCGTTTGTGCGAAGATATCGTCCGAGATGAAAGCGAAATCGAAGAGCTCTGGGTTTTCGGCTAATAAAAACTTGGTCAACGACCCGCGTGGCGCAGACGCGGGCCACGTCAGCCgaatctccgccgccacggtGGCATCCAACCTCacggacgcgttcgcggcggcgcaaaAGTCTCTGCTCcgggcgcacggcgcggatTGCGCGGAGAGCGGGTCCACCTGCGTGGTGTGCGTCAGGGAAGGGGACAACTTGATCGTCGCCAACGTCGGGGACTCGCGGTGCGTCCTGGGTCGTCGTTCAaacgtcgcgggttcgaatccCGGCGGGAGCGGACGGGAGCTTCCCCCGTTCGCGAGCTTCGGAAGCCGAACCGGCACGGGAGCGGGGTTCGAGCGTTATaacgctcgccgcgggggatcgACGGGGCCCCTCGACAAAAACGGGGCAAAGACGAAGGCGCACTCGTACGTCGCGGTCGACCTCAGCGTCGACCACAAGCCCGACCGGCCGGACGAGGCGTCTCgaatcgcccgcgccggcggcgtcgtcgaacccgcgcggggtTTGCACGGCTACGCGGGGCCCGCGCGGGTGTGGCGCCGGatccctcgcgccggcggtttAGCCGTGTCTCGAGCCTTTGGCGATTCGCAATTACActcggcgggcgtcgtcgcgatcccGGAGATTAAAACGCTCGGAGTAACGCCAAATGACGCGTTCGTGGTGTTGGCGTCGGACGGAGTGTGGGACCACGTGTcgtccgccgaggcggtgcgCATCGTCGGGGAGTGCGTGAACGAGGGAGAACATCTAGtgggggcggtgactcaccgggcggtgactcaccgggccgGGGATGATGACGTgtgggcgcgagcggcggcggcggtggcgaggagagcgacggaggggtggcggcggagtctGGGCGGGGTGTACCGGGACGACATCACGTGCGTCGTGGTGCCCATCCTGCACTGAGCTCCGACGTTTCTGTTAGCGAGACGGAGAGAGCGACCCAGGGCGGCTTTGAAGAATGAAACTCTGATTACACAAAACTAAGACTACGAGCGCGACTTCGTCCTTCCCACGTGCTGTTGTTCACGCGTTCCAGTCCGCGACGACCTGATCGTTGCGCCTGtcacccgccgtcgccgcctgctGCCGCATCTTCTGCTGCGATTTCTGCGCCGCCCGACCCACGGCGCTGGCGTCGTACGCGCGCTGCcggtcctccgccgcctccgccgccgcgcgcctcgcgcgcgtcgcctggagcagctcctcctcctccctcgcccgacgcgcaTCCTCGGACTCGCCGCAGCAGCACGCGAACGGGTTCCACATGGCGtcgcagggcggcggctcgcgcgtctcgcggaaGAAGTAGGTCCTACCGTGAGACAGCGGCTCGCcggcgctcagcctcgggcGTCTGCGCTTCGTCGGCAGTCTTCCGTGCTCCTGCGTACCGCGGGGCGAAGTGACGAAGCGCGAGATCTCGAACGCGGTCTCGCCGTGTTGAGTTTCAACAGAACGCGCTGACCTGGCACAAAGGCGCCCAGACCCGTGGACACGCGGGAGTGCGAGGCGggatgacgtcgacgccctgctcgttcgccgcgacgacgcgcgcgacgatccgcgcgaggaacccgcgacgatccgcgtcccgccgcgccgtcgcgccgatcgcgaccgcgcgcgcgaccggtcgcgacgaccccgcgccatcgtcgtcgtcgacatcGGATAAATCGTCGTCACCGGATCTCCCCGCTCGAAGTTCCaaacgccgcgtcgcgctggcatcgctcgcgctcgttccCATCGCGGGTcccaccgcgtccctcctGCGCGctccccgacccgcgcgcgccgatccGAACGGCCCGTTCTGCGACTTCACCCAGACGCTCCCGTGCGACGATTACCCAACGTACGAGCGCACCGAGTCCGGACTGTTATACAAGGAGGTGAGgttcggcgagggcgcgaaggTGGAGACCGGCAAGGAGGTTGTGGTGGACTGGGACGGGTACACGTTCTACCTGTCGCACGTCGTCCAGGCGAGGAACCTGCCGAAAGGGGGCGACTTCACCGGCGAAAACCCCGACGCCTTCCTGCGGTTCACGCCGGGGGGCGACGTCCCGAGCGTGATTCCCGCGTTCGAGGAGTGCGTGAAGGGGATGCGGGTGGGCGGCATCCGACGCATCATCGTCCGCCCCGGGCCCCTCTCCTACCCCGGATCCCTCACGCGCAGGGGCGGGCGGTTCGACGAGGGAATCGGCCCGGTGCCGAGCTCGCTGTCCGGGAAGAGGGCGCTGGAGTTTGTCCTGCGAAACACCGCAAACGTGGACCAGAGCCTCCTCTTCGACGTGGAGGTGATTGCGGTGGCTGGGGACGAGACCAAGAGAGGGCTGGGACGGGGGCCGGGGCGGTGggccgacggcgtcaaggGTTCCCTGACGTGAGCGTGTCGCGTTCGCTTCGTATGTAGAACTAATTCTTGTTACAGGCTTGTTTACAATCGAAttcgtctccgcgtcgtcgtctccctcgGCAAAGACTCTCATACCACCGGTGAAAGTTTACCGTAAGATTACGCGTCGTTTACCAAAACGGGCACCAGCCGATGTACGACTGGCACAGGTTCTCgtggctcgtcgcgccgacgatcaACCGCTGGACCTGCGCCTCGATCCCGTCCGGCGTGGAGTTCTCCACGTCCTCGTGTTGCGACCGACCGCCCGGCCCCGGCGAGTGACCCGCGAGGtgcccgccgggcgcgcccgcggcggcggaggatgcggatCCGTCCCGCCCCGTGAGTTTGTGCGACATCCGACGCATCACGCTCACCGCGCGGTCGTTGAGCACCtcgttggcgtcgacgttgaggccctccacggcgtcgagcgcggtgaccctGTCGCGGCGCatctccgaggcggcggcgtcgcggacgacggcgtacTCGTCCGGGGGTAAATGTCCGGGGGCGAaaatcgtcggcgcgggcgtcgttaACCCTCCGTCCTCCTGGCCGGGCCcgccggacgtcgccgaccccgcgGACCGGCGCATCttagcctccgccgccgcctggtacgccgcggcggtggccgcctcctcgagcgcgcgctggtccaccgcgtcggacCCGTCCACCGACGGGGGGTACTCTGTCGCGAAAGGCGTTTGGTGATTGGCCGGATTTGTCGGTTGCCCACCGGGTTGCCCATCGACGATCCCTCCGACGCCCGATTCGGAACCCGCATTATTCAACGAACGCGCGTTCGatccctcctcgccctcggcgagcggcggcatcgggggaggcgtcggcgctcgcgcgtttTGGCCTGGGCCGCCGGCTGTGCCGTCGTGTTGCCCTGAACCGTTAAGCCCCGACTCGctccccgagcccgccgccgagtgccCGCTCCCCGACCCGTTCGGACCCGGAGTCtgcgtcggcgtgggcgcgcccGACGAACCCCCTGTACCCGGTTTCTCCCCCACgtgcaccgcgctcgccgtcatCACCGCGCCCCCGGGCTGCGCGTTGGCCGTCTCGCCAGGCGCAGTCTGGTTCAGCAGACGCCAGTTGATGAGCGGGTCGTGCACGAACGCCTCGAGCATCGCCATGACGCTGTCTTTGTTGGACCGTAAGACGGACATGACGCCCTCGCACGTGCTACGAAAGTTGCCCTCGATGCCGCTCACCTCCATCGCGCGGACGAGCATCCTGGTGAGCCGAAACGGCACTCGCTCGGGGAACTTTTCCCTGTGCATCGAAGCCTCGAAGCAGTCGCCAAAGTCGATGTGCAAAATCTTGCCGCTGTACCGGTCCAACATGAGGTTGCTCGGGTGCCTGTCTCCCAAACCCAGGAGGTATCCCACCATGGACATCACCGCCAGCGAACGCGTGTACGTGGTTCGCCTGTCCAGCCACGTCTCGGAGGACCGGGACTTGAGCCACAGGACCCTCGCGAGGTCGTTACCCGGGGTgttctcgagcgcgtgctCGAACACCTCGACCTGTGTTTAGGGTTAGGTAGACGCGGGATTTAGgtttagggttagggttagggttgAGGTTAAccacgaggcggcgggtcatctctcgttcgcgtcgtcagAGGGAAAAGTGTACGCGGGTTGAAGAAAAGAGACGGGGCAAAGCAAACGTGGGGGAAACGGATCCGACGGCGGGTGGCGGCGTGTCGCTCAGTCCCTTAGATGTTCTATCCGGCCTCACAGACGCCGCGCGGTAAGCAACGGCGGTTCAGCATGGTTGTGAGTAGATTTCATCACCGCGAACACGGCGCCGATAATCGAAGAGAGAGAGAGGGGAGCGACGGGAGGAAAAAAAAAAACGAGTCTTCGCGGAGACGAGATCGTTGACGACGCTCACCTTGTTGACCAGCGGCAGGTGGTCGTAatccggcgccatcgcgagcaTCAGCCTGTGCTCCAGGTTGAGCGGAACCTTGTGCGCGTCCCTGTGCTCGCGAATGAGCGCGTGGAGGGTGTCGCAGTTGGGGACCCAGCCGATGAGGCCCGAGTTGGGCGACAGCGGTACCACCGCGTATCGCGCGATGCCGagatcgcgcgtcgccgtgctcggAGTGGAGTTTAGGAGCATGTTCACCAGCCCGAAGAGCTGCATGACGCGCTCGTCCTGTCGCAAGTCCTCGTGGCCCTTGAGCAGGTACCCGTAGTCCTTACCGTCGCTGCCGTGGATCTGCAGACGCCTGGGGCGCTGCTTGCTGGTGATGACGTGCATGGTGGGCGCGAAAGCGGCGATTGTCACGGAGCCGCCGGGAACGCCGGGCATGTAGTTTCCCGGGACGCACAGCTCCAGCTCCCTGGCGGCGAGCAACCGCGGGGAGACGTACTGCAGCTCCAGCGTCGTCAAGGTTGGGAGCTGCTTGTTGATCCGTTTGAAGACGTGGTAGTAAAGATCCCACGCCTggttgagctcctcctcgcggccggTTTCTTTGTACTTTTGGCACCAGTCGTGCGCCTCGCTGAGCTCTCGGCCGTAGGCTTGCACGAAGGAAACCTCGTgcatcgtctccgcgcccAAGCGCTCGATGATGTGGTGCAGCGGCGCCAGCACGCGGAGCATGCCGTCGACGTTTTGTTCGCCAAAGTACAGCTgcgacgcctcctcgagcgcctcgtgcCAAGCCTCGTGCCACAGAATTGCAACGCGTATCAGCTCCAGGGACACAACCTGCGCCTGCTCCACAAGGAGCGGCGAGTGCTGCCTCAGGTTATCCAGCAccaccatcgcggcggaccgTCTCGTGGCGCTCTGCGATTTGCACGCCACGAGCAGCGGATACAGCAGCGCCTGCGGGTGCTGCCTGCCCACGCGCACGAGCAGCTGGTGAATCAGCGATCgcaccggcgacgagttGCTGTGAATCCTCGCGACAATCTGCGGGATCACCGCGAGCCACGTGTCGATGGAGACGTGACCGAAACCCTCCATGagcgccacctccacctcgggcgccgcgccgtggttAAACCACAGCGTCAGCAGCCTCAGGATG contains:
- a CDS encoding predicted protein, giving the protein MSAEEVQISCKFVTRLPEQYRIAPTPIAVPGKLTRYGLSEVINHLLNLDPPKPFDFLVQGELVRTSLEKLVVRKAISVESALEVEYIPAVAPPSEEATGKHEDWVSAVDGSWGAAVATGCYDGTARLWTPGGALMIKLSPPDLIDGASPAPVTTVCLLPPMSQGDGSRGSGTATGCVVVAGGHDGVVRSWGVEVDAKRGVASEIANQSSLFVGHEGAVKCVAAAPGGERVASCGHDHTVRVWHRDAGFAFDKTAGVTAGRKTKKSQAGKRRKGDDGDDAEPPARFLLVFTGHTDSVSAVAWESSNVVWSGGFDHVLKSWDVETRQNTQSYDVPKAIMGMACVAGGGRVAWCGGGDKAVHMWDPRVGATTGATTSLMSHTGMVVSVRWCPGDEHKLVSCSYDGTLKLWDTRGKLPLHTVNAHEGERAMGCDFHGPRRIVSGGTDGRLRLFKLEDSLTAA
- a CDS encoding predicted protein, coding for SRDGYEASDSSDGAHNFVAGVLDGHGVAGAKVSSFVCAKISSEMKAKSKSSGRISAATVASNLTDAFAAAQKSLLRAHGADCAESGSTCVVCVREGDNLIVANVGDSRCVLGRRSNTKAHSYVAVDLSVDHKPDRPDEASRIARAGGVVEPARGLHGYAGPARVWRRIPRAGGLAVSRAFGDSQLHSAGVVAIPEIKTLGVTPNDAFVVLASDGVWDHVSSAEA
- a CDS encoding predicted protein encodes the protein MWNPFACCCGESEDARRAREEEELLQATRARRAAAEAAEDRQRAYDASAVGRAAQKSQQKMRQQAATAGDRRNDQVVADWNA
- a CDS encoding predicted protein, which produces MTSTPCSFAATTRATIRARNPRRSASRRAVAPIATARATGRDDPAPSSSSTSDKSSSPDLPARSSKRRVALASLALVPIAGPTASLLRAPRPARADPNGPFCDFTQTLPCDDYPTYERTESGLLYKEVRFGEGAKVETGKEVVVDWDGYTFYLSHVVQARNLPKGGDFTGENPDAFLRFTPGGDVPSVIPAFEECVKGMRVGGIRRIIVRPGPLSYPGSLTRRGGRFDEGIGPVPSSLSGKRALEFVLRNTANVDQSLLFDVEVIAVAGDETKRGLGRGPGRWADGVKGSLT